From one Rhopalosiphum padi isolate XX-2018 chromosome 2, ASM2088224v1, whole genome shotgun sequence genomic stretch:
- the LOC132922902 gene encoding LOW QUALITY PROTEIN: ribosomal RNA processing protein 36 homolog (The sequence of the model RefSeq protein was modified relative to this genomic sequence to represent the inferred CDS: substituted 1 base at 1 genomic stop codon) — protein sequence MVAVDVFSVXKKKHKMNNNLTAEFEIVLKQDLKKLSLEELRKLKEKIGNEVYQNANTNKPKLDFHPKPVKRENKNRPSEISSKLNPFLNPIKKCKPKIKTKVEKPKCIDPRFDSLYGEFDKRVFERNYKFLNETKEKEIKRLRKKARKVSDKDNDQIKLLLQRTENQNREKQKLEAQEKIKLEQRQKRLDAIKDGKKPQFLKKRESKILQLVGQYEDLKSQGKLTKHIKQKRIRSIGDEKKKMFNDSME from the exons ATGGTCGCAG tggaCGTAttcagtgtttaaaaaaaaaaacataaaatgaataataatttaactgctGAATTTGAAATTGTGTTAAAACAAGATCTTAAGAAACTATCATTAGAAGAGCTTcgtaaattaaaagaaaaaattggcAATGAAGTTTACCAAAATGCGAATACTAATAAACCAAAATTAGATTTTCATCCTAAACCTGTTAAACGAGAAAACAAAAACAGACCATCTGAAATATCATCTAAATTGAACCCTTTTTTAAATCCTATCAAAAAGTgtaaaccaaaaattaaaactaaagttGAAAAACCCAAATGTATTGATCCCAGATTTGATTCTTTATATGGTGAATTTGATAAACGTGTTTTTGaacgaaattataaatttttaaatgaaacgaaagaaaaagaaataaaaaggcTACGTAAGAAAGCACGGAAAGTTTCTGATAAAGATaatgatcaaattaaattattattacaaagaaCGGAAAATCAAAatcgagaaaaacaaaaattagaagctcaagaaaaaataaaattggaacAGAGACAAAAGAGATTAGATGCTATTAAAGATGGTAAAAAACCTCAATTTTTAAAGAAACGggaatcaaaaatattacagtTGGTTGGACAATATGAAGATTTAAAATCTCAAGGAAAACTCACCAAGCATATTAAACAGAAGAGAATTCGAAGTATCGGtgatgaaaagaaaaaaatgttcaatgatTCAAtggaataa
- the LOC132921482 gene encoding transmembrane 9 superfamily member 3: MNTKRVAMDYLKVFVSFLVIHLTCLVNGDEHNHLYKSNEEVVLWMNTVGPYHNRQETYTYFSLPFCAGPKDTISHYHETLGEALQGVELIHSGLEMRFKEDISKVQFCQVHLDDEKLKAFIYAVRNHYWYQMYIDDLPIWGIVGEVDETNNKYYIWTHKKFDIGYNDDHIVDVNLTSETKVELKVNTNIEFTYEMNWKSSPITYKDRFNKYLDPKFFQHRIHWFSIFNSFMMVIFLVGLVSMILLRTVRKDYARYSQDEEVDAMDKDLGDEYGWKQVHGDVFRPASYPMLFSAIIGCGHHITLVTLVVITFTIIGDLYTERGSLLGTSIFVYAVTSPVNGYFGGALYAKMGGRIWIRQMLLSAFLLPSLVCGMAFLINFIAIYYHASRAIPFGSMVAVACICVFVILPLTLVGTLLGRNLSGQPDYPCRVNAVPRPIPEKKWFMEPLIITMLGGILPFGSIFIEMYFIFTSFWAYKIYYVYGFMLLVVLILMVVTVCVTIVCTYFLLNAEDYRWQWTSFAAAASTAFYVYLYSFYYFMFKTKMYGLFQTAFYFGYMALFSIALGIMCGTVGYIGAHAFVRKIYTTVKID; the protein is encoded by the exons ATGAACACCAAACGGGTTGCAATGGATTATCTCAAAGTTTTTGTCTCGTTTTTGGTTATACACTTGACGTGTCTCGTTAACGGCGACGAACATAATCATTTG tataaAAGTAATGAGGAGGTGGTATTATGGATGAACACTGTCGGTCCATATCATAATCGACAAGAAACATATACTTACTTTAGTTTGCCATTTTGTGCGGGCCCAAAAGATACGATCAGTCATTATCATGAAACACTTGGTGAAGCTTTACAGGGTGTTGAGCTTATACATAGTGGACTGGAAATGCGTTTTAAAG aGGACATATCTAAAGTTCAATTTTGTCAAGTGCACTTGgatgatgaaaaattaaaagcCTTTATATATGCTGTACGAAATCACTATTGGTATCAAATGTATATTGATGACCTTCCAATTTggg GCATTGTTGGAGAAGTAGAtgaaactaataacaaatattatatttggacacataaaaaatttgatattgGCTATAATGATGATCATATTGTTGATGTAAATTTGACGTCGGAGACCAAGGTTGAACTTAAAGTAAATACTAACATAGAATTTACTTATGAAATGAATTGGAAATCTTCTCCTATCACTTATAAAgatcgttttaataaatatttggatCCTAAATTTTTCCAACACAGA ATACATTGGTtcagtatttttaatagttttatgatgGTTATATTTTTGGTTGGATTAGTATCTATGATCTTATTGCGAACTGTGCGAAAAGATTATGCTCGTTATAGTCAAGATGAAGAAGTTGATGctatg gacAAGGATTTGGGTGACGAATATGGATGGAAGCAAGTTCATGGCGATGTTTTCCGTCCAGCATCTTATCCTATGCTTTTCTCTGCCATTATTGGATGTGGTCACCACATCACTCTAGTCACTCTCGTAGTTATAACATTTACAATTATTGGAGATTTATATACAGA ACGAGGATCATTATTGGGAACATCCATATTTGTGTATGCTGTAACGTCCCCTGTAAATGGTTATTTTGGTGGAGCTTTATATGCTAAGATGGGTGGGCGTATTTGGATCAGACAGATGTTGTTATCTGCATTTTTACTACCTTCACTTGTTTGTGGCATGGCATtccttattaattttattgcaatCTATTATCATGCATCTCGTGCTATTCCATTTGGTTCAATG GTCGCAGTAGCTTGTATATGCGTTTTTGTGATATTACCTCTTACATTGGTTGGAACTTTGTTGGGTCGAAATTTGTCTGGGCAACCAGATTATCCTTGCAGAGTAAATGCTGTACCAAGACCTATACcagaaaaaaaatggtttatggAACCTTTAATAATCACAATGCTTGGTGGAATACTGCCATTTGgatcaatatttatagaaat gtattttatattcactTCATTTTgggcatacaaaatatattatgtttatggatTTATGCTGCTAGTCGTTCTAATACTTATGGTAGTAACAGTTTGTGTCACAATTGTATGTACTTACTTTTTACTTAATGCTGAAGATTATAGATG GCAATGGACAAGTTTTGCAGCAGCAGCATCAACCGCATTTTACGTTTAtctgtattcattttattactttatgttTAAAACAAA AATGTATGGACTTTTTCAAACTGCATTCTATTTTGGTTACATGGCATTATTCAGCATTGCTTTAGGTATCATGTGTGGTACTGTAGGTTACATTGGTGCTCATGCTTTTGTGCGCAAAATTTACACTACTGTCAAGATTGATTGA